One segment of Amycolatopsis alba DSM 44262 DNA contains the following:
- a CDS encoding ATP-binding protein produces the protein MDVEAFTDQRRTTPHRLVVREALYNALSQGFEVAGAPWAECHHEDRGDGIFVLAPAHIPKAPFIEVLPNALAARLTQHNIANPAEQRIRLRMALHAGEIVYDDHGATAESVNFTFRLLDAAPLRTALARSEGVLAVIVSKWFFDEVVRHSEEIDPATFRPARVQVKGTSAIGWIWLPDHQDPADLTYLAASRAEPELRQLPAAPRSFTGRADELAVLTSVLEEAADQSATIVISAIFGTGGVGKTWLALHWAYQHLDLFPDGQLFVDLRGFAPEGQPLSPSAVVQGFLDTFGVDPARVPAELEAQAALYRSILADKRMLIVLDNARDTKQVIPLLPASPGCAVVITSRDRLAGLVAAHGARPIPVDVFSAAEARDMLATRLGAARLNAEPEAVEELLSCCGGFPLALSIVAGRAEAHRDFPLAVLAAELRDATTRLGALDEGDPAASLPAVLSWSYAALSDDQAKIFELLGMAPGVDIDLTAAATLTNMPAGRVSAELQALERASLIHQHVPGRWRMHDLVKLYADGQRHDQAARDDALRRFVDFHVHTAHAADLLLDPDSQTIELPAPHEGCSPRALRNPPDALSWFNAEHLNLISVQQAALERGWLSPVWQLAWGLHAYHWWQGHIHSDVAVWETALTAVERLGEPLPLTLAHQMLLNAYSRQGEHGKALEHGKQALAGVDEVNVVYRAPVHHAAAHMWARQGELEKALDHACRAMTLYREANRPIREAWALTMMASFAIKLGQNARGESACEAALALFREHAYPVGEAAVLNTLGELAFANGDHAEALERFERTLTLRRELGATYASADTLDSIARTHAALGHRDEARETWLEALRLYQSQLRNDESGRVQKQLDLLEGS, from the coding sequence GTGGATGTGGAGGCGTTCACCGATCAGCGCCGGACGACACCTCATCGGCTTGTCGTCCGCGAAGCGTTGTACAACGCCTTGTCACAAGGTTTCGAGGTCGCCGGGGCGCCCTGGGCGGAATGTCATCACGAAGACCGCGGTGACGGGATTTTCGTGCTCGCGCCCGCGCATATCCCGAAGGCGCCTTTCATCGAAGTGCTCCCGAATGCCCTGGCGGCCAGGCTGACTCAGCACAACATCGCGAATCCGGCCGAACAACGGATACGGCTGCGCATGGCCTTGCACGCCGGGGAAATCGTCTATGACGACCACGGTGCGACAGCGGAATCGGTCAATTTCACCTTCCGGTTGCTGGACGCGGCCCCGCTGAGGACAGCGCTGGCCCGCTCGGAGGGTGTGCTCGCGGTGATCGTGTCGAAATGGTTCTTCGACGAAGTGGTGCGCCATAGTGAAGAGATCGATCCGGCCACGTTCCGGCCTGCCCGCGTCCAGGTCAAGGGCACGTCGGCGATCGGCTGGATCTGGCTGCCGGACCATCAGGATCCGGCGGATCTCACGTATCTCGCGGCGTCCCGTGCCGAGCCGGAACTGCGGCAGCTGCCCGCGGCGCCGCGCTCCTTCACCGGCCGCGCCGACGAACTCGCCGTGCTCACCTCGGTGCTGGAAGAAGCGGCGGACCAGTCCGCGACGATCGTGATCTCCGCGATCTTCGGCACCGGCGGTGTCGGCAAGACCTGGCTCGCGCTGCATTGGGCGTACCAGCATCTCGACCTGTTCCCGGACGGCCAGCTCTTCGTCGACCTCCGCGGCTTCGCGCCGGAGGGGCAGCCGCTGTCACCGAGCGCGGTGGTGCAGGGTTTCCTGGACACTTTCGGCGTCGACCCGGCGCGGGTGCCCGCCGAACTGGAGGCGCAAGCGGCGCTCTACCGCAGCATCCTGGCGGACAAGAGGATGCTGATCGTGCTGGACAACGCCCGTGACACCAAACAGGTGATCCCGCTCCTGCCTGCCAGCCCCGGTTGCGCGGTCGTGATCACCAGCCGTGACCGCCTGGCGGGTCTCGTCGCGGCCCACGGCGCGCGCCCGATTCCCGTGGACGTCTTCTCCGCCGCCGAGGCACGGGACATGCTCGCCACGCGACTCGGCGCGGCCAGGCTGAACGCCGAACCAGAAGCTGTCGAGGAACTCCTGTCGTGTTGCGGCGGGTTCCCGCTGGCGCTGAGCATCGTCGCCGGCCGTGCCGAAGCGCACCGCGACTTCCCGCTCGCCGTCCTCGCCGCCGAGCTGCGTGACGCGACCACCAGGCTGGGCGCGCTCGACGAAGGCGATCCCGCCGCCAGCCTGCCCGCCGTCCTGTCGTGGTCCTACGCGGCGCTGTCCGACGATCAGGCGAAGATCTTCGAGCTGCTGGGAATGGCTCCGGGCGTCGACATCGACCTCACCGCCGCGGCCACCTTGACGAACATGCCCGCCGGGCGCGTTTCCGCGGAACTGCAGGCGCTGGAACGGGCGTCCCTCATCCACCAGCATGTCCCAGGGCGGTGGCGGATGCACGATCTGGTCAAGCTCTACGCCGACGGGCAGCGGCACGACCAGGCCGCGCGGGACGACGCCCTCCGCCGGTTCGTCGACTTCCACGTGCACACCGCCCACGCCGCGGACCTCCTGCTGGACCCGGACAGCCAGACCATCGAGCTGCCCGCCCCGCACGAAGGCTGCTCGCCGCGTGCCCTGCGGAATCCGCCGGACGCGCTTTCGTGGTTCAACGCGGAACACCTCAACCTCATTTCCGTCCAGCAGGCGGCGCTCGAGCGGGGATGGCTTTCCCCGGTCTGGCAGCTGGCCTGGGGATTGCACGCCTATCACTGGTGGCAAGGACATATCCATTCCGACGTCGCCGTCTGGGAGACGGCACTCACCGCGGTCGAACGGCTGGGTGAACCGCTGCCGCTGACCCTGGCGCATCAGATGCTGCTCAACGCCTACTCGCGTCAGGGCGAGCACGGCAAAGCGCTCGAACACGGCAAACAAGCGCTCGCGGGAGTGGACGAGGTGAATGTCGTTTACCGGGCCCCCGTGCACCACGCGGCCGCGCATATGTGGGCCCGTCAAGGAGAACTGGAGAAAGCGCTGGACCACGCCTGCCGGGCGATGACGCTTTACCGCGAAGCGAACCGGCCGATCCGGGAAGCGTGGGCGTTGACCATGATGGCGTCCTTCGCCATCAAACTCGGGCAGAACGCGCGTGGCGAGAGCGCTTGCGAGGCGGCGCTCGCCCTTTTCCGCGAGCATGCCTATCCCGTGGGCGAGGCGGCTGTGCTCAATACCCTCGGCGAACTCGCCTTCGCCAACGGAGACCACGCCGAGGCGCTCGAACGGTTCGAGCGCACACTCACGCTTCGCCGCGAACTCGGCGCGACCTACGCGTCGGCGGACACACTGGACAGTATCGCCCGGACACACGCGGCACTCGGCCACCGGGACGAAGCGCGCGAGACCTGGCTCGAAGCGTTGCGCCTGTACCAATCCCAGCTACGCAACGACGAGTCCGGCCGGGTTCAGAAACAGCTGGACCTGCTGGAGGGATCCTGA
- a CDS encoding helix-turn-helix domain-containing protein — MNTLELLAHPVRLRIVHAMRGERVLTTAQLCARVPDASKAMVYRHVELLDAGGVLEVAEERRVRGAVERGYRLRQDRAAIDPEAIASASTEDFRRSFAVALAALVAEFDAYLDRDGADPVADLVGYRQHAVWLSREELLEVIGAMQKAIVPVLSNEPGPGRTQYLLSPIQFPIEDSGQA, encoded by the coding sequence GTGAACACGTTGGAACTCCTGGCACATCCGGTCCGCTTGCGCATCGTGCACGCCATGCGCGGGGAGCGGGTGCTCACGACGGCCCAGCTCTGCGCACGCGTCCCCGATGCCTCGAAGGCGATGGTGTACCGGCATGTCGAACTCCTCGACGCGGGCGGTGTCCTGGAAGTGGCCGAGGAACGGCGGGTGCGGGGCGCTGTCGAGCGCGGCTACCGTCTCCGCCAGGATCGTGCGGCCATCGATCCCGAAGCCATCGCGTCGGCGTCCACCGAAGACTTCAGGCGGAGCTTCGCCGTCGCGCTGGCCGCGCTGGTCGCCGAGTTCGACGCCTACCTGGACCGGGACGGGGCCGATCCGGTCGCGGACCTGGTGGGGTACCGCCAGCACGCCGTCTGGCTCTCCCGAGAGGAACTTCTCGAGGTGATCGGCGCGATGCAGAAGGCCATCGTTCCCGTGCTGTCCAACGAGCCCGGCCCTGGCCGCACCCAGTACCTGCTCAGCCCGATCCAATTCCCGATCGAAGACTCCGGGCAAGCGTGA
- a CDS encoding WD40 repeat domain-containing protein: MNRKDDEAEAAGTLSVENAGPVVQHGDLELRGGLVAGRDLTVHGPVNVLADDGAPFGDHVTRPGRASDLCPYPGLDAFGERLAAYFHGRERDVEAVLALLRRARLVTVVGSSGSGKSSLLSAGVLPALADGAVAGSAGWTVVPIRPGGQPVEQLAAVLAKLTGTHADEIAMALKENPAGFGEFDAAVRSVVGGPTIWVIDQLEEVFDPAVDPGSRAAFLAAIAGPDPSAETRVLVALRSDFYPHLDQEPALARAVSEAQHRVLPLGPRAVREVIEKPADQVGLRVEPELIDRMLADTSAAENALPLLSFALAQTWRRRRNGWLTLAEYAKAGALDGAIDHAAELVWESLSDRQRATARRMMLRLSHLGENAVAVRRRARLEDLVTDADDETAVREVADRLAAARILTTDLDTTTEAPIVDITHETVLRAWTRLRTWLTEDREAKRAQDDLSGGAAAWDRHSGDPSYLLRGARLTAIEVARRAGGLTVNDVELRFLSLSSRLEHRQRWRSRLLGLLAAALAAAVAITFVVVSQQRRISREKTVADAVSLAARSRSVSGQERDLGALLAVAGAETDDNAVTRAAVMDVVSARSGPLAYLLPAGRHATAVASRFTRDGSAIVGTADGEVCALSPADGHRTGLCFTGHHANISAVTTAGDLIAAADATGLTTLHRAGAAAPVRDPVRAASAVVGVALDPAHDQVFAATRFGEIERWRLTGDAAPLPSLARSGDVVALAVADEIDQVVALTTAGELKRWRLGDGAELPALAEPGSVATGTTMRLDVVGGARVVTADENRIGVWDLRTGQPPLWTDAPGGTAVVSSGDGGTVFVGSDTGTITSWRLAPGPLAVEPTRPGLVKPVVALGSGGDFLVGADQDGRVISWDLSGRRSPAGTPLAEAAGPIQAVARNSDGAIVSGGADGVVRLTRDGSTRDTRNFEGSVAGLAWRPSGAIAVGTDRGTLHELDPVTGVTRTLADRPGTAVTALVADGRGNLAAGFSDGQVLFTDLPGTSFTAVKGAVTAIALSADGDRVAVASGDGASAPPQISFAGKSERFRDVVTVTGHALPVTSLAFSPDGRFLASGSDDRSIRIWTLADGTTKSTLQGHTDMVLALAYSPDGATLASGSQDGTLRLWDVAGGLQIGRQLESGIGYVWSLAPSPDGANLVAANGSVVVEWPFVKGAWLDRACRLAGRSLTEDERKRYLPDGTALRPCA, from the coding sequence ATGAACCGGAAAGACGACGAGGCCGAGGCGGCGGGGACGCTGTCGGTCGAGAACGCCGGGCCGGTCGTCCAGCACGGCGATCTGGAGCTGCGCGGCGGGCTCGTCGCGGGCCGGGATCTCACCGTTCACGGCCCCGTCAACGTCCTCGCCGACGACGGTGCCCCGTTCGGTGACCACGTCACGCGGCCGGGCCGGGCCTCGGATCTCTGCCCGTATCCCGGTCTGGACGCGTTCGGTGAACGGCTGGCGGCGTATTTCCACGGCAGGGAAAGAGATGTCGAGGCCGTACTCGCCCTGCTCCGCCGGGCGCGGCTGGTGACCGTGGTCGGGTCGTCCGGCAGCGGCAAGTCGTCGCTGCTGTCGGCCGGGGTGCTTCCCGCCCTCGCCGACGGCGCGGTCGCCGGTTCGGCCGGGTGGACCGTGGTGCCGATCCGGCCCGGTGGTCAGCCGGTCGAGCAGCTGGCGGCCGTTCTGGCGAAGCTCACCGGAACTCACGCGGACGAGATCGCGATGGCGCTCAAGGAGAATCCGGCCGGGTTCGGCGAATTCGACGCGGCGGTCCGGAGCGTCGTCGGCGGGCCGACGATCTGGGTGATCGACCAGCTGGAGGAGGTGTTCGACCCGGCGGTGGATCCCGGCTCACGTGCCGCGTTCCTCGCCGCGATCGCCGGTCCGGATCCGTCCGCCGAGACCAGGGTGCTCGTCGCGTTGCGGTCGGACTTCTACCCGCATCTCGATCAAGAACCCGCGCTGGCGCGGGCGGTCTCGGAAGCCCAGCATCGGGTGCTGCCGCTGGGGCCGCGGGCCGTCCGCGAGGTGATCGAGAAACCGGCGGACCAGGTCGGCTTGCGCGTGGAGCCGGAACTGATCGACCGGATGCTGGCCGACACCAGCGCCGCCGAGAACGCGCTGCCGCTGCTGTCGTTCGCGTTGGCGCAAACGTGGCGACGGCGGCGCAACGGCTGGCTGACCCTCGCCGAGTACGCGAAGGCAGGCGCGCTCGACGGCGCGATCGACCACGCCGCCGAACTCGTCTGGGAATCCTTGAGCGACCGGCAGCGGGCGACGGCGCGCCGGATGATGCTGCGGCTGTCGCATCTCGGCGAGAACGCCGTCGCGGTGCGCCGCCGGGCCCGCCTCGAGGATCTGGTGACCGACGCCGACGACGAAACCGCCGTTCGCGAGGTCGCCGATCGGCTCGCCGCCGCCCGGATCCTCACGACCGATCTGGACACCACGACCGAGGCCCCGATCGTCGACATCACCCACGAGACGGTGCTGCGCGCCTGGACCCGGCTGCGGACCTGGCTGACCGAAGACCGGGAAGCGAAGCGCGCGCAGGACGACCTCAGCGGCGGCGCGGCGGCGTGGGACCGGCACAGCGGCGACCCGAGCTATCTGCTGCGGGGCGCGCGGCTCACCGCCATCGAGGTCGCGCGCCGGGCGGGCGGGCTGACGGTGAACGACGTCGAACTGCGGTTCCTCTCGCTGAGCAGCCGCCTCGAGCATCGGCAACGGTGGCGGTCGCGGCTGCTCGGCCTCCTGGCGGCGGCACTGGCCGCCGCGGTGGCGATCACGTTCGTCGTCGTGAGTCAGCAACGGCGCATCAGCCGGGAAAAGACCGTCGCGGACGCCGTTTCGCTCGCGGCCCGGTCGCGTTCGGTGAGTGGCCAGGAGCGGGACCTCGGCGCGCTGCTGGCCGTCGCGGGGGCGGAGACCGACGACAACGCCGTCACCCGTGCGGCCGTCATGGACGTGGTCTCCGCGCGCAGTGGTCCCCTCGCGTATCTCCTCCCGGCAGGGCGGCACGCGACGGCCGTCGCCTCCAGGTTCACCCGCGACGGGTCCGCGATCGTCGGCACCGCCGACGGTGAGGTCTGCGCGCTGTCCCCGGCGGACGGTCACCGGACCGGTCTCTGCTTCACCGGTCATCACGCGAACATCAGCGCGGTCACGACCGCCGGTGATCTCATCGCGGCCGCGGACGCCACCGGGCTGACGACACTGCACCGGGCGGGAGCCGCGGCCCCGGTCCGCGACCCGGTCCGGGCGGCCTCCGCCGTGGTCGGCGTCGCCCTCGACCCGGCACACGACCAGGTGTTCGCCGCGACCCGGTTCGGCGAGATCGAACGCTGGCGGCTGACCGGCGATGCGGCACCTTTGCCGTCTCTGGCCCGGAGCGGCGATGTCGTGGCACTCGCCGTCGCCGACGAGATCGACCAGGTCGTCGCCCTCACGACGGCGGGGGAGCTCAAACGCTGGCGGCTCGGCGACGGGGCCGAACTGCCCGCCCTCGCCGAGCCGGGGAGCGTGGCGACCGGCACGACGATGCGGCTCGACGTCGTCGGCGGTGCACGCGTGGTGACGGCGGACGAGAACCGCATCGGCGTATGGGATCTCCGCACCGGGCAACCTCCCTTGTGGACGGACGCACCGGGCGGGACCGCGGTCGTGTCGTCCGGTGACGGCGGCACGGTGTTCGTCGGATCGGATACCGGCACGATCACGTCATGGCGCCTCGCTCCGGGACCGCTGGCCGTCGAGCCCACCCGTCCCGGCCTCGTCAAGCCTGTCGTCGCGCTCGGCAGCGGAGGCGATTTCCTGGTGGGAGCGGATCAGGACGGCCGGGTGATCTCGTGGGACCTCAGCGGCAGGCGATCCCCGGCCGGTACCCCGCTCGCCGAGGCGGCCGGGCCGATCCAGGCCGTCGCCAGGAATTCCGACGGCGCCATCGTGTCGGGAGGCGCGGACGGCGTCGTCCGGCTGACCCGCGACGGGTCCACAAGGGACACTCGTAACTTCGAGGGCTCCGTTGCCGGGCTCGCCTGGCGGCCGTCAGGGGCGATCGCCGTCGGCACCGACCGCGGAACCCTCCACGAACTCGACCCGGTCACCGGGGTGACCCGGACGCTGGCCGACCGGCCGGGTACCGCGGTCACCGCTCTCGTCGCCGACGGCCGGGGGAATCTGGCCGCCGGCTTCAGCGACGGTCAAGTGCTGTTCACCGACCTGCCCGGCACGTCCTTCACCGCGGTCAAAGGCGCCGTGACGGCGATCGCCCTGAGCGCGGACGGCGACAGGGTCGCCGTCGCGTCCGGCGACGGTGCCTCCGCCCCGCCGCAGATCTCCTTCGCAGGCAAGAGTGAACGGTTCCGGGACGTCGTGACCGTCACCGGGCATGCCCTGCCGGTCACGAGCCTCGCGTTCAGCCCCGATGGGCGATTCCTCGCCAGCGGCAGCGACGACCGGAGCATCCGCATCTGGACACTGGCCGACGGCACGACGAAAAGCACCCTTCAAGGGCACACCGACATGGTGCTGGCCCTGGCGTACTCGCCCGACGGCGCGACTTTGGCCTCCGGGAGCCAGGACGGGACCCTCCGGCTGTGGGACGTCGCCGGCGGCCTTCAGATCGGGC
- a CDS encoding alpha/beta hydrolase yields MNLGPTPAAAATAVVEMLHEGRFDEVEALFAPPLRAVVPAGALRAAWTAETGKHGSVTGFGDPVAEPAVAALVRVGVPVRCERGDLTVLMSVDEGGLLQGLQLAPATSPAWTPPPYADPATFTEHEITLGAGSSAVAGTLTMPKGPGTRPGVVLLSGGGPFDRDETSGPNKPLKDLAWGLACRGVAVLRFDKITHGLPETANAPGFTMSDEYVPHATAAIRLLQQESTVDQVFVLGHSMGGKVAPRVALAEPAVAGLVIMAGDTQPMHHAAVRVARHLTTTAPWLIDQGAVDLFTRQAANVDSPDLSPATPAADLPFGFSASYWLDQRGYDPVAAAAGLDKPMLILQGGRDYQVTVEDDLPRWRTGLTHRPDVTIRVHDAADHLFFPGTGPSTPASYTEPNHVDPAVVDDIADWLRARR; encoded by the coding sequence ATGAACCTGGGGCCCACTCCCGCCGCCGCCGCGACGGCGGTCGTCGAGATGCTGCACGAGGGACGCTTCGACGAGGTCGAAGCCCTCTTTGCGCCGCCGTTGCGCGCGGTCGTCCCGGCCGGCGCGCTGCGGGCCGCGTGGACGGCCGAAACCGGCAAACACGGCTCCGTCACCGGCTTCGGGGATCCGGTCGCCGAACCCGCCGTCGCGGCGCTCGTCCGGGTGGGCGTTCCCGTGCGCTGCGAGCGCGGTGACCTCACGGTGCTCATGTCGGTCGACGAGGGCGGTCTCCTGCAAGGTCTTCAGCTCGCGCCCGCGACGAGTCCTGCGTGGACGCCGCCGCCCTATGCGGACCCGGCGACGTTCACCGAACACGAGATCACGCTCGGCGCCGGTTCCTCCGCCGTGGCGGGGACGCTGACCATGCCGAAGGGACCCGGCACCCGGCCCGGCGTCGTCCTGCTGTCCGGCGGTGGACCGTTCGACCGCGATGAGACCAGCGGGCCGAACAAGCCGCTCAAAGATCTCGCCTGGGGTCTCGCCTGCCGGGGTGTGGCGGTGCTGCGCTTCGACAAGATCACCCACGGCCTGCCCGAAACGGCGAACGCCCCCGGCTTCACGATGTCCGACGAATACGTGCCGCACGCCACGGCCGCCATCCGCCTGCTCCAGCAAGAGTCCACTGTGGACCAGGTCTTCGTGCTCGGGCACAGCATGGGCGGCAAGGTCGCGCCACGGGTCGCGCTCGCCGAGCCCGCTGTCGCGGGACTGGTCATCATGGCGGGCGACACCCAGCCGATGCACCACGCCGCGGTCCGGGTCGCCCGCCACCTGACGACCACGGCCCCCTGGCTGATCGACCAGGGAGCCGTCGACCTGTTCACCCGTCAGGCGGCCAACGTCGACAGCCCCGACCTCTCCCCCGCCACACCGGCCGCGGACCTGCCTTTCGGCTTCTCCGCGTCGTACTGGCTCGATCAGCGCGGCTACGATCCGGTCGCGGCCGCCGCGGGACTGGACAAGCCCATGCTCATCCTCCAGGGCGGCCGCGACTACCAGGTGACCGTCGAGGACGATCTGCCGCGCTGGAGAACAGGTCTCACCCATCGCCCGGACGTCACGATCCGCGTCCACGACGCCGCCGATCACCTGTTCTTCCCCGGCACCGGCCCCTCGACCCCGGCGAGCTACACGGAACCGAACCACGTCGACCCCGCGGTGGTCGACGACATCGCGGACTGGCTGCGCGCGCGGAGGTGA
- a CDS encoding GNAT family N-acetyltransferase, whose protein sequence is MTNEMDMTNEVWLRAVEQADLDVFFEQEQDPEATSRAAFPPRDRERFMKHWNTKVLGDPAVTVRTVLVGGRVAGNVVAWPQDGRQWVGYWYGRDFWGGGVGSRGLTLFLDEMPVRPLYADPVETNVGSVRVLEKCGFRLLPEKDGDHVLLVLDG, encoded by the coding sequence ATGACGAACGAGATGGACATGACGAACGAGGTATGGCTCAGGGCCGTCGAGCAAGCCGATCTCGACGTGTTCTTCGAGCAGGAGCAGGACCCGGAGGCCACGAGCCGCGCCGCGTTCCCGCCGCGTGACCGTGAGCGGTTCATGAAGCATTGGAACACCAAAGTGCTCGGCGATCCGGCGGTGACCGTGCGCACCGTTCTGGTCGGCGGCCGGGTCGCGGGCAACGTGGTGGCCTGGCCGCAGGACGGCAGGCAATGGGTGGGTTATTGGTACGGAAGGGATTTCTGGGGAGGAGGTGTCGGATCGCGAGGGCTCACGCTGTTCCTCGACGAGATGCCGGTACGGCCGCTGTACGCCGATCCGGTGGAGACCAACGTGGGGTCGGTCCGCGTGCTGGAGAAGTGCGGTTTCCGGCTGCTGCCCGAAAAGGACGGTGATCACGTGCTGCTCGTGCTCGACGGGTGA
- a CDS encoding PQQ-dependent sugar dehydrogenase — protein sequence MGVVGPLVGALAVALVAAAPAEAAVPAGFTDTVAIGGLSSPTATAFAPDGRVFVAEKSGLLKVFDSLADPTATVFADLRPQTQDFWDRGLLGLAVDPAFPARPYVYVSYTLDALPGGTPPQWGDTCPTPPGATAKGCVVTGRVSRLTMGPSGTAVSEKPLVTGWCQQFPSHSIGALAFGPDGALYAGGGDGASFTFADYGQVENPCADPPEPAGTNLTPPTAEGGALRSQSPRRPAGEPVLLNGTLLRVDPDTGEGLPGNPFAGSTDANARRVIAYGGRNQFRFGFRPGTSELWAGDVGWDTWEEINRVADVGDSVAENFGWPCYEGNARQAGYDGANLDLCESLYTSGGQTAPYYTYNHRAKVVATDPCPTGGSSVSGIAFESGSNYPAEYSGALFFSDSSRGCIWAMQTVDGQPDASRLVPFVTGVNTPVQVLTGPGGDLFYVALGSGEVRRVSHPGGTNRPPTAVATASPASGPAPLTVTFDGTGSTDPDAGDTLSYAWDLDGDGAYDDSSASRPTWTYTAAAAVDAGLRVTDSHGASGTRTVRVTVGNPEGLDPVPVIDSPAGTLTWSVGQTVAFSGRAVDAQDGELPASALSWRLAIRHCATNGTCHTHNVQDFPGVAAGSFVAPDHDYPSYLQLTLTATDSSGRTGTKTVDLQPKTVSLNFVSDPSQALLTVGGAQERTPFSRTVIAGSTNSISADSPQNLPPLNLKYAFTDWSHGGARTQNIVAPGTSTTYRANYRLCWLLRPC from the coding sequence ATGGGTGTGGTCGGTCCGCTCGTAGGCGCCCTCGCGGTCGCGCTCGTCGCCGCGGCGCCCGCCGAAGCCGCGGTGCCCGCCGGTTTCACCGACACGGTGGCGATCGGCGGGCTCAGTTCGCCGACCGCCACCGCGTTCGCGCCGGACGGCCGGGTGTTCGTCGCGGAGAAGAGCGGTCTGCTCAAGGTCTTCGACTCACTCGCCGACCCGACGGCGACGGTCTTCGCCGACCTGCGTCCGCAGACTCAGGACTTCTGGGACCGCGGCCTGCTGGGACTGGCTGTCGACCCGGCTTTCCCTGCCAGGCCTTACGTCTACGTGTCCTACACCCTCGACGCGCTGCCCGGCGGCACGCCGCCGCAGTGGGGTGACACCTGCCCGACCCCGCCCGGCGCCACCGCCAAGGGCTGTGTCGTCACCGGCCGCGTCTCCCGGCTGACCATGGGCCCGTCCGGTACGGCCGTCAGCGAGAAGCCGCTGGTCACGGGCTGGTGCCAGCAGTTCCCCAGCCACTCGATCGGCGCGCTCGCCTTCGGGCCGGACGGCGCCCTGTACGCGGGCGGCGGCGACGGCGCCAGCTTCACCTTCGCCGACTACGGCCAGGTCGAGAACCCCTGCGCCGATCCACCCGAGCCCGCCGGGACGAACCTCACGCCGCCGACGGCCGAGGGCGGCGCGCTGCGCTCGCAGTCACCGCGACGGCCTGCCGGGGAGCCGGTCCTGCTCAACGGCACGTTGCTGCGCGTCGATCCCGACACCGGCGAAGGTCTGCCCGGTAACCCCTTCGCGGGCAGTACCGACGCCAACGCCCGGCGCGTGATCGCCTACGGCGGGCGGAACCAGTTCCGGTTCGGCTTCCGGCCGGGCACCAGTGAGCTTTGGGCGGGCGACGTCGGCTGGGACACCTGGGAGGAGATCAACCGCGTCGCCGACGTCGGCGACAGCGTGGCGGAGAACTTCGGCTGGCCTTGTTACGAGGGCAACGCCCGGCAGGCCGGGTACGACGGCGCGAACCTCGACCTGTGCGAGTCCCTGTACACCTCCGGCGGGCAGACGGCGCCCTACTACACCTACAACCACCGCGCCAAGGTGGTCGCGACCGACCCGTGCCCCACCGGCGGCTCTTCGGTCAGCGGCATCGCCTTCGAATCCGGGAGCAACTACCCGGCCGAGTACTCCGGCGCGCTGTTCTTCTCCGATTCCTCCCGTGGTTGCATCTGGGCGATGCAGACCGTCGACGGCCAGCCGGACGCGAGCCGTCTGGTGCCTTTCGTGACTGGCGTCAACACACCGGTGCAGGTGCTCACCGGCCCTGGCGGCGACCTGTTCTACGTCGCGCTGGGCAGCGGCGAAGTCCGTCGCGTGAGCCATCCAGGCGGCACCAACCGACCCCCGACCGCGGTGGCCACGGCGAGCCCGGCGAGCGGCCCCGCGCCGCTGACGGTCACGTTCGACGGCACCGGTTCCACCGATCCCGACGCCGGGGACACCCTGTCCTATGCCTGGGACCTCGACGGTGACGGCGCCTACGACGACTCGTCGGCCTCGCGCCCCACCTGGACCTACACCGCGGCCGCCGCCGTCGACGCCGGGCTGCGGGTGACGGACTCCCACGGCGCGAGCGGGACCAGGACGGTGCGGGTGACCGTCGGGAACCCGGAGGGTCTCGACCCGGTGCCGGTCATCGACAGCCCGGCGGGCACGCTGACCTGGTCGGTCGGCCAGACCGTGGCGTTCTCCGGCCGCGCTGTCGACGCGCAGGACGGCGAACTCCCGGCGTCGGCGCTGTCGTGGCGGCTCGCGATCCGGCACTGCGCGACCAACGGCACCTGCCACACGCACAACGTCCAGGACTTTCCCGGTGTCGCGGCAGGCTCGTTCGTCGCACCGGACCACGATTACCCGTCGTATCTGCAGCTGACCCTCACGGCGACCGACTCGAGCGGGCGCACCGGCACCAAGACGGTCGACCTCCAGCCGAAGACGGTGTCGCTGAACTTCGTCTCCGACCCGAGCCAGGCGCTGCTCACCGTCGGCGGCGCCCAGGAACGCACACCGTTCTCCCGGACGGTGATCGCCGGATCCACCAACTCGATCAGCGCGGACAGCCCGCAGAACCTGCCACCGCTCAACCTGAAGTACGCCTTCACCGACTGGTCGCACGGCGGCGCGCGGACGCAGAACATCGTCGCACCGGGCACGTCCACGACCTACCGGGCGAACTACCGGCTCTGCTGGCTGCTGCGCCCCTGCTGA